TTTTTTATGACATTACTATCCGTTTTATTTTCCATAATACTTTTTTCTGGACTATGAATTTCATCTTGAATTTTTTCAAAGTCCACTTTGCAATTATTACACTCTGAAAGATGTTCCTCTATCATTCTTTTACTATCATCACTACATACATTGTCGTAATACAACGGAAGCATATCTTTAATTATTTCACACGATGCTTTTTCCAATTTCATTTCTCCCTTAATATTTCTTGAATTTTTTGTTTACCTCGGTAAAACGTGACTCTCGCCCAACTGTTTGCAATAGAACTTTGCTAACCCCTATTCTATATCCTCTTAATTGTTCTATTTCTCCCAAATCAATACCGCACGTTTTATAACTGAATCCCAAGATTCCTTTCCAGCAGTGACTTTTTCGATATCATAATCTACATAATAAACAGCATCGATTTTTTCACTCTCAGAAAAATTCCAGATATAACCTTGATCATTAAGGTTCTTTTCATCATTTATTAGGTTTCTTGAAGGGGAATCAGCAATTGTACCTTTATAAACGATAAAACTCACATTCTTTATCTCTCCATCAATTTCGAGTGGCGTAGGATGGGTCTCGCTAACACTAGAATAACTTTTACCGTAATAATGAGAAACCAATTGATTATCATTTTGCATTTTGATTTCAAATAGATTGGTCGAGTATGGAATAACCCTTTCATAATAAAAGATATAAGCAAACACTCCTAATAGAAAAATAGCCGTAGAAA
The nucleotide sequence above comes from Pradoshia eiseniae. Encoded proteins:
- a CDS encoding zf-HC2 domain-containing protein, with the translated sequence MKKIKCTIIQDVLPLYIDEVVSQDTKEMVDQHLQHCEKCQKEYETVKRELYIPAENKAPIINKINKKWRKKKVIISIASIFSTAIFLLGVFAYIFYYERVIPYSTNLFEIKMQNDNQLVSHYYGKSYSSVSETHPTPLEIDGEIKNVSFIVYKGTIADSPSRNLINDEKNLNDQGYIWNFSESEKIDAVYYVDYDIEKVTAGKESWDSVIKRAVLIWEK